One Micromonas commoda chromosome 7, complete sequence genomic window carries:
- a CDS encoding predicted protein (Putative protein with hydroxyproline-rich glycoprotein (HRGP) motifs), with protein MDLLEEEAERVDDRPGTTRTTDDPFDVPRPNATRETRLVNSTINSPQLGEESGDDLDDPRLRNTHDDDDDDDDDDDDDDDDDTTISGRFDDEDPEASLFPTLPRERPTRRRERWPTPRAVDGNEMETSVALPLSVHVAVRELRALHGDVAPARPRQPRGRGYAEPTEPRLHLNPAFSEWLMGLPGGWTCLDGDVIDVAAHLRPHDRWSSWRGGDDDDDDDGGGDGGGGGGWSAGSQVALGVARQMDRCRTVGNSVVPTCVGVAWRVLTGLRHAVNPRTDPAPRPARSKHRLDPTRRVPVPIPDPRVRTEWGGDGMGRDGEGGGDERSGRWKPWSVPWPTFFAPIDSNPLEGRRNKRKSGGPGPTDESAPETEDARGGSTSTSAREKLEPWGDAEEARGASRRAKFTRERSGSPGMRRPSVQGLTRSKSSQNREGAVAARDSRRDRINALTASPDVRNGASALLRQLWESMLSARAEYGRVAEALRSHARRNPGESARVDWISPSPLPRLFRSPAEVRERRETTHQSARVTGGRVHAESDRKIGTREPKLRAKTPFGVSVDGIDWPQPPPFRPSQPAPPSGPGVGGPVRLRGGSSSRPFGGRFVFACCAVAELTDDERDAIAGAVDPDEVDSLRRAMFPHDDDTVNDDESVNDDQTRRTPRCFEVACLRGLDDARLLAAALIRPAPGEGILGRYVEMPFIVTLPHARGRGLWRELTRELIAWTVRRAAWRATALIVKVKRGGGGGGGGVKRKRDKERGDRHWQETMWRDGAGAVRVDGGWGGARRGASNARERIEAILERLGSNTGGGRGGRRPGSDGGGGVGAKTSAAGSLHPIPDRDLLLIRMLPPPDEGSDAAASPLAPSASSRRVPSFADLDEMRGRRLAQGGPGSPAAGLDSREHASLLDFVTRVVNGRRGCSLSLFGYYEPTAGGSGQPQGVPAALRLRVRDLDDELVGSGGGPGTFLACAHASLLRETISKLLPGCVVDWGAWSDVVSQGNFPAAVEEFLARRRRLAAAQNGAGNQPRGPDRPPPPTAPALALAPQPPPPPPPPPPGETRASESYAAMNVRDRCARLLSLLRVAVELDLGGVRSAAAAAARTTSGKGGKRLREELVPTRYPYASRQETGARPLALTPVCRERRVDGTVWTYRVVPASLDTGRSFAFFLAAAPADGASEPLGLDDDGDARWRRVAAAYGPDGTRALARVLRGIAAASTPRDSRDDDDSHDDDDDDDDSRDDRPGESRRTRRSRPPSPLLPAPGRVACVGTGERAACAAAASLLGRYASHAETKGTDAATALSDADVAVLLGESPFSPNHVFFAGPRDGSEDTPGACGDGVETPWGTVAWNEDAPPEPPTLAAAADDVAPRWLEPSEVPADIAPERPKRRGEHRAESVLLRVASGVGSDRGTTLGLMEAHVDATYTREIGAVRLIRGRPGLSTIGFVDGADDRPECPVSGAEFVHLGSDGTKLVAQRRWMRHVEVVQGPPVADADADAVPLEDWLATRGEALGGDELAGTRALIWWPADGACYPCTVECFRNVGGNVGHHGAHAVRYDDGQRETVHLALQTFAALEPAPLDEPDGRPDDDEPEETEGADEGADGVADGGAETSPPKVFDRVCWFAPRGGETAAGWRREHRRRARRRACGVDVNVNNVNVNVGQGPREPPTGSLDDDVGEDEEGSIGPGEVPGSTGNLRKRNRESSDEIEDGKEPPD; from the coding sequence ATGGACTTGTTAgaagaggaggcggagagggtCGACGACCGGCCCGGTACGACCAGAACGACTGACGATCCGTTTGACGTACCGAgaccgaacgcgacgcgagagACCCGCTTGGTTAACTCGACGATTAACTCGCCCCAGCTCGGGgaggagagcggcgacgacctcgacgaccccAGACTTCGAAACAcacacgacgacgacgacgacgacgacgacgacgacgacgacgacgacgacgacgacacgacAATATCCGGACgcttcgacgacgaagaccCCGAAGCTTCGCTGTTCCCGACGCTACCCCGCGAACGtcccactcgccgccgcgagcgctggcccacgccccgcgcggtcgacggTAACGAGATGGAAACCTCCGTGGCGCTCCCGCTCAGCGttcacgtcgccgtgcgAGAGCTGCGGGCGctgcacggcgacgtcgcgccggccAGGCCCCGGCAGCCCCGCGGCCGGGGCTACGCTGAACCCACCGAACCCAGGCTCCACCTCAACCCCGCGTTCTCCGAGTGGCTCATGGGCCTCCCCGGTGGGTGGACCTGCCTCGACGGGGACGTCATCGATGTCGCGGCGCACCTCCGACCGCACGACCGTTGGTCGTCGtggcggggcggggacgacgacgacgacgacgacggcggcggcgacggcggcggcggcgggggttggAGCGCGGGGTCGCAGGTCGCGCTCGGGGTGGCGCGGCAGATGGACCGGTGCAGGACGGTGGGTAACTCGGTAGTTCCGACGTGCGTCGGGGTGGCGTGGAGGGTGTTGACGGGCTTGAGGCACGCGGTGAACCCCCGGAcggaccccgcgccgcgtcccgcccggTCCAAGCACCGGTTGGatccgacgaggagggtaCCGGTGCCGATACCGGACCCCCGGGTGCGGACCGAgtggggcggggacgggatGGGGAGGGACGGGGAGGGAGGAGGGGATGAAAGAAGCGGGAGATGGAAGCCGTGGTCGGTGCCGTGGCCGACGTTCTTCGCGCCCATCGACTCGAACCCGCTCGAGGGACGGAGGAACAAACGGAAGAGCGGCGGCCCGGGCCCGACGGACGAGTCCGCTCCAGAgaccgaggacgcgcgcggcgggtcgacgtcgacgtccgcgcgggagAAGCTCGAACCgtggggcgacgccgaggaggcgaggggggcgagtCGTCGGGCGAAGTTTACGCGGGAAAGGTCCGGAAGTCCCGGGATGAGACGACCGTCCGTCCAGGGTCTGACGAGGTCAAAATCGAGTCAAAATCGAGAGGgagcggtcgccgcgagggactcgcGCCGGGACCGAATCAACGCACTGACGGCGTCCCCAGACGTCAGGAACGGAGCCTCCGCGCTGCTCCGACAGCTGTGGGAGTCCATGCTgagcgcacgcgccgagtACGGGCGCGTGGCCGAGGCTCTCAGGTCCCACGCGAGGCGAAACCCGGGTGAATCCGCGAGGGTGGACTGGAtatcgccgtcgcccctccCGCGGCTCTTCCGATCGCCGGCGGAGGTTCGAGAGCGACGCGAGACGACTCATCAATCGGCACGAGTCACCGgcggtcgcgtccacgcggaATCCGACAGGAAGATCGGGACCCGAGAGCCAAAACTCCGAGCCAAAACTCCCTTTGgcgtctccgtcgacggGATCGATTGGCCGCAGCCGCCCCCCTTCCGTCCCTCGCAgccggcgcccccgagcgGCCCGGGGGTGGGCGGTCCCGTTCGtcttcgcggcggttcgTCTTCGCGACCGTTCGGAGGACGGTTCGTCTTTGCGTGttgcgccgtcgccgagttgaccgacgacgagcgcgacgcaatcgcgggcgcggttgATCCAGACGAGGTCGACTCGCTTCGACGCGCCATGTTCccccacgacgacgacaccgtgaacgacgacgaatccGTGAACGACGACCagacgcgccggacgccgcgctgcttCGAGGTGGCGTGCCTCCGgggtctcgacgacgcgcggcttTTGGCGGCTGCCCTGATTaggcccgcgcccggggaggGAATCCTCGGCCGATACGTCGAGATGCCGTTTATCGTCACGCTCCCGCACgctcggggtcggggtcTGTGGCGCgagctgacgcgcgagtTGATCGCGTGGACCGTTCGCAGGGCGGCCTGGCGGGCCACCGCGCTGATCGTCAAGGtcaagcgcggcggcggcggcggcggcggcggcgtaaaGCGAAAAAGAGACAAGGAGAGAGGGGATCGGCACTGGCAGGAGACCATGTggcgggacggcgccggcgccgtccgcgtggACGGAGGgtggggcggggcgcggcggggcgcgtccAACGCGAGGGAGAGGATCGAGGCCATCCTCGAACGTCTCGGTTCCAACACCGGCGGGGGCCGGGGCGGGAGGAGGCCGGGGTcggacggaggaggcggggtcggcgcgaagacgtccgcggcggggtcgctTCACCCGATTCCCGACCGGGACCTCCTGCTGATCCGCATGCTTCCGCCCCCCGACGAGGGATCCGACGCTGCCGCGTCCCCGctggcgccgtccgcgtcgtcaagGCGGGTGCCGTCTTTCGCGGATCTGGACGAGATGCGCGGAAGACGCCTCGCGCAGGGGGGACCGGGTTCGCCGGCGGCTGGGCTGGACTCGCGAGAACACGCGTCTCTTCTGGACTTTGTCACTCGCGTCGTcaacggccgccgcgggtgttCCCTGTCGCTCTTCGGGTACTACGAGCCGACCGCCGGCGGGTCCGGCCAGCCCCAGGGtgtccccgcggcgctcaggcTGAGGGTGcgggacctcgacgacgagctcgttgGCTCGGGCGGAGGCCCCGGTACCTTCCTCGCCTGCGCGCACGCCTCCCTGCTCAGGGAGACGATCTCGAAGCTCCTGCCCGGTTGTGTCGTGGACTGGGGGGCGTGGTCGGACGTCGTGAGCCAGGGGAacttcccggcggcggtcgaggaGTTCCTGGCGCGAAGACGCAGGCTCGCCGCTGCTCAGAACGGAGCCGGGAATCAACCCCGAGGACCGGAtcgacccccgccgcccaccgccccAGCCCTGGCCCTGGCCCcacagcctcctcctccccctcctcctccgcctcccggTGAGACGAGAGCTTCCGAATCGTACGCGGCCATGAACGTCCGCGACCGATGCGCCCGGCTCCTGTCGCTCCTCCGCGTGGCGGTGGAGCTGGACCTCGGCGGGgtgcgctccgcggcggcggcggcggcgagaacaACCTCGGGGAAGGGGGGGAAAAGGCTCCGGGAAGAGTTAGTTCCGACTCGTTACCCATACGCGTCGAGGCAGGAGaccggcgcccgcccgctGGCGCTCACCCCCGTgtgccgcgagcgccgcgtcgacggcacgGTGTGGACGTACCGCGTGGTtcccgcgtccctcgacaCGGGGAGGTCCTTTGCCtttttcctcgccgccgcccccgccgacggcgcctccGAGCCGCTGGggttggacgacgacggggacgcgcggtggaggcgcgtcgcggcggcgtacggaCCCGACGGCactcgcgccctcgcgcgggtccttcgcgggatcgccgccgcgtcgacgccccgcgattcacgcgacgacgacgattcacacgatgacgacgacgacgacgacgattcaCGCGATGACCGCCCCGGGGAGtcccgccgaacgcgacggtcgcgacccccgtcgcccctccTTCCCGCacccggtcgcgtcgcctgcgtcggaaccggcgagcgcgccgcgtgcgccgccgccgcatcgctTCTGGGGCGATACGCGTCCCACGCGGAGACGAAGggcacggacgcggcgacggcgctgtcggacgccgacgtagccgttctcctcggcgagtcACCGTTTTCGCCGAATCACGTCTTCTTCGCGGGTCCCAGAGACGGGTCGGAAGATACCCCCGGGGCGTGCGGGGACGGGGTCGAGACCCCGTGGGGGACCGTCGCGTGGAACGAGGACGCCCCGCCGGAACCccccaccctcgccgccgccgccgacgacgtcgccccgaGATGGTTGGAACCGAGCGAGGTGCCCGCGGACATCGCCCCGGAGCGCCCCAAACGGCGgggcgagcaccgcgccgagtCGGTCCTgctgcgcgtcgcgtccggcgtcGGTTCCGATCGGGGTACGACGCTGGGGCTCATGGAggcgcacgtcgacgccacgtACACGCGGGAGATTGGCGCGGTTCGGCTCATCCGCGGGCGCCCGGGTTTGTCGACAATTGGGTTTGTCGACGGGGCAGACGACCGGCCCGAGTGCCCGGTGTCCGGCGCGGAGTTCGTCCACCTGGGGTCCGACGGGACCAAGCTAGTGGCTCAGAGACGCTGGATGCGCCACGTGGAGGTCGTTCAGGGTCCCCCcgtggccgacgccgacgccgacgccgtgcccCTCGAGGACTGGCTCGCGACCCGAGGCGAGGCGCTGGGcggggacgagctcgcgggtaCCCGGGCGCTCATCTGGTggcccgccgacggcgcgtgctACCCGTGCACTGTCGAGTGCTTCCGTAACGTCGGGGGCAACGTCGGGCACCACGGTGCTCACGCCGTGCGGTACGACGACGGTCAGCGGGAGACGGTGCATCTCGCGCTGCAGACGTTCGCTGCGTTGGAGCCCGCGCCTCTCGACGAACCGGACGGCcgcccggacgacgacgaacccgaAGAAacggagggtgccgacgagggtgccgacggggttgccgacgggggtgccgagacttcgccgccgaaggtCTTCGACCGGGTGTGCTGGTTCGCCCCGCGGGGTGGCGAGACGGCGGCAGGGTGGCGCAGGGAACACaggcgacgggctcggagGAGAGCTTGCGGGGTCGACGTCAACGTCAACAACGTCAACGTCAACGTCGGCCAAGGCCCGCGGGAACCCCCGACCGGGTCTTTGGATGACGATGTGGGGGAAGACGAGGAGGGTTCGATCGGACCGGGGGAAGTCCCCGGTTCGACCGGAAACCTGCGGAAACGAAACCGGGAATCGTCGGATGAAATCGAGGACGGAAAGGAACCGCCGGACTGA
- a CDS encoding DNA methyltransferase (Predicted DNA methyltransferase. ChromDB ID: DMT20106) has protein sequence MHSGHLPTAPIWDDVRTLTAWDIPGSSPIDIIAAGFPCPDVSDLGTGRGLEGEQSRLFFEVVRLAQETRATYVLLENVADILHRGVERVVQALHQAGYDCRWMCVAAADVGAPHERRRWFCLARRRAARYRDESDDEADPRPDVADDDEAGREPPEEREDARGGKRGGSGEEL, from the coding sequence ATGCATTCCGGACACCTTCCCACCGCCCCGATCTGGGACGACGTCCGCACCCTCACCGCCTGGGACATCCCCGGCTCTTCACCCATCgacatcatcgccgccgggtttCCGTGCCCGGATGTCAGCGATCTCGGAACTGGACGCGGCCTGGAGGGAGAGCAGTCTCGCCTTTTCTTCGAAGTCGTACGCCTGGCACAGGAGACCCGCGCCACTTACGTCCTGCTCGAGAACGTCGCCGAcatcctccaccgcggcgttgagcGAGTCGTGCAGGCTCTGCATCAGGCAGGGTATGATTGTCGATGGATGTGCGTGGCAGCCGCTGATGTGGGAGCGCCccacgagcgacgacgctggTTCTgtctcgcgcgacgccgcgccgcgaggtacCGCGATGAATCGGACGACGAAGCGGACCCCCGgccggacgtcgccgacgacgacgaggcggggcgcgagccgccggaggagcgcgaagacgcgcgaggaggcaAACGGGGAGGATCGGGAGAAGAACTCTGA
- a CDS encoding heat shock transcription factor translates to MATDVDGRRHFGLAPRFLRKVYMFLEEERYRNIISWSDDGKHFTVHDVNRFTTDVMPEHFSHTNFSSFVRQLNSYVSPAPIRPDPRPERPRISLRLVVGIVTASRSPTPPRGLAHDRPPPPISAFPMVFVVNQRARGATRLVFIWVSSQHVLLTSPPHLTSQGFRKVDQASWSFANPGFFKGGAENLKFIERKGLEGGRGGRGGRGNTRGYAGAGAYGRLGRMAGTRGLGLNVGGGAMDGHLLQDNPQDTFEAIVTQQLQLSRIEMANLMHRLTSVEKVQEQLLGILINQQTTMLNGASAPTAATPIPATSSTSTSLPASVFSGHTGAAAAMAVGSGTHGSILPAHLQQHLQQHLQQRHMNQQHAQQLHLNQQQLQQLQSQQPQQLDLGGITIREAPLMQSQNASALAPKPEPAPPPPVKPNDPALQTLASISGLSNQLAGVSPILGLGLDSAGTGLDPGSGAGGGAGLAGVGGSLANGAGLNLGGLGAGLAAQPGLLHPRQYP, encoded by the exons ATGGCTACGGACGTCGATGGGAGGAGGCACTTCGGCCTGGCGCCCCGCTTCCTGCGCAAAGT GTACATGTTCTTGGAGGAGGAGAGATACAGGAATATCATCTCCTggtccgacgacggcaagCACTTCACCGTCCACGACGTGAACAGGTTCACCACGGACGTGATGCCGGAGCACTTCTCGCACACAAACTTCAGCAGCTTCGTGAGGCAGCTCAACTCCTACGTGAGTCCCGCGCCAATCCGCCCCGACCCCCGCCCGGAAAGACCGCGGATTTCtcttcgcctcgtcgtcggtatCGTGACCGCATCCCGCAGCCCTACGCCCCCCCGGGGATTGGCGCATGACCGGCCCCCGCCCCCCATCTCCGCCTTCCCGATGGTCTTCGTCGTCAACCAACGAGCGAGAGGGGCAACACGTCTAGTATTTATTTGGGTTTCTTCTCAACACGTCCTCCTGACATCCCCGCCCCACCTGACATCACAGGGCTTCCGAAAGGTCGATCAGGCCAGCTGGAGCTTCGCCAACCCTGGATTCTTCAAGGGGGGAGCGGAGAACCTAAAGTTCATCGAGCGCAAAGGACTGGAGGGCGGTCGGGGAGGCAGGGGTGGTCGAGGGAATACGCGAGGGTACGCGGGTGCGGGTGCATACGGACGCCTCGGCCGGATGGCGGGCACCCGCGGGCTGGGGTTaaacgtcggcggcggagccaTGGACGGGCACCTGCTCCAGGATAACCCCCAGGATACCTTCGAGGCGATCGTAACCCAGCAGCTCCAGCTGTCCAGGATCGAGATGGCCAACCTCATGCACCGGCTCACCTCGGTGGAGAAGGTCCAGGAGCAACTTCTCGGCATCCTCATCAACCAACAGACGACGATGCTCaacggcgcctccgcccccaCCGCGGCCACCCCCATccccgccacctcctccacctctACCTCGCTCCCGGCGTCGGTTTTCTCCGGGCacacgggcgccgcggcggcgatggcggtggGCAGCGGCACGCACGGGTCGATTTTGCCCGCGCACCTGCAGCAGCACCTGCAGCAGCACCTGCAGCAGCGCCACATGAATCAGCAGCACGCGCAGCAACTGCACCTGAATCAGCAGCAACTGCAGCAACTGCAGTCCCAGCAGCCGCAGCAGCTCGATTTGGGCGGTATCACCATAAGGGAGGCGCCGTTGATGCAGAGCCAAAACGCCTCCGCTCTCGCCCCCAAGCCagagccggcgccgcccccgccggtcAAGCCCAACGACCCGGCTTTGCAAACCCTGGCGAGCATCTCCGGTCTGTCGAATcagctcgcgggcgtcagTCCCATCCTGGGCCTGGGGCTGGACTCGGCGGGCACGGGACTCGACCCGGGGAGCGGGGCTGGCGGAGGAGCCGGGTtggccggcgtcggcggcagtTTGGCCAACGGCGCGGGGCTCAACCTAGGGGGACtgggcgcggggctcgcggcgcagccCGGTCTTCTGCATCCGCGCCAATACCCGTGA
- a CDS encoding predicted protein, with amino-acid sequence ATPVSRDVLMAVFMAQAIPFVGFGFMDNMIMIAAGEYIERSIGATLALSTMAAAGLGNLLSDIVGVATSNKIEAYAEKAGFKSPVLTAAQEATRGPRMAKVMGAIIGISVGCLLGMFPLMFFDADE; translated from the coding sequence GCGACCCCGGTGTCCAGGGACGTCCTGATGGCGGTCTTCATGGCCCAGGCCATACCCTTTGTCGGTTTCGGCTTCATGGACAACATGATcatgatcgccgcgggggagtaCATCGAGCGGAGTATCGGCGCAACCTTGGCTCTGTCCaccatggccgccgcggggctggGTAACTTGCTCTCGGACATCGTGGGCGTGGCGACGAGCAACAAGATCGAGGCTtacgcggagaaggccgGGTTCAAGTCCCCGGTGCTgaccgcggcgcaggaggcAACGAGGGGGCCGAGGATGGCCAAGGTGATGGGCGCTATAATCGGCATATCCGTCGGTTGCTTGCTGGGGATGTTCCCGCTGATGttcttcgacgccgacgag